GATAGAACAAGATCCAACTCCCGAAAGAGTGGAAATTGTAGCCCGAAGAATCCAACAAATCGAGGATGATGGATTTGACCCCACTAGAAAAAGCTATCTCAGAGAGCTTGAGGAATCGGAAGAAAAAATAAGGGAAGAAGCCGAAGAAAAGGCAAAAGAAGATGCCGAGGAAAAAAACACGGAATCTTCTGGAGAAAATGATTCCATTTCAAAAACTTTTGAAGTAAGTTCCTACCCCACCCAAAAGAAACTTATCAAGCAACAAAAGTATAAGGCGAAACAGCAAAGAAAACGAGCAAGCCACAAGAAACAACACAGGCAAAACGGGAAACTCACTGCCGAAGAAAAAAAGGAAGTGAGCCAGTTTGTCGATGCTGTTCGAAAGAAATATTCCCACTACCCACGCTACTCACAAGTCAGTGGTTTGTCGGCTAAAGAAACGGTGATATTCGCCACCGTTCTCATCATCATTCTCATTATCGGTAAGGCCCTGGGAATAGAGCCTCCCCGTTCAAGATATTAATTCAAATGTGTAGGCGGGGCGCCGGCGCTATTCTTGATGGCAGCCTGCTTGGTAGCCACGATCTTGTCGGCAATGGCGCGGGCCTTTTCCGTAAGCCACAGCCATGAAGTCGTTGCTTCACTGTAGTCCGCTTCGCCATACATCTGCACGCGACCATCACGGCGGAGAGATTCAACCTGGCGCATTCCCTTCACGTCACCCTTGGGGTACACGGCGAAAGTGCTTCCGCCATTGTAATTCAAGATGCTGAAAGCGGGAACATCGCTGGGGCCATCGGCAACGTACACCATGTTCTCGAAAGGCACGCGACGGCTAGAGCGTGCAATAGAAGAATTCACATCGATGGTTTCGGGATACTTGTTGGAACCCTTATTGATTTCAAAAAGATAACGGGTCTTGGAAGTGTTATCCAAGGCGCAAGCGATCTGGGAGATTTCTTTGGAATCCTCGTACCTGGAACCTGGAGCCTGGGACCTGGTATCGTCCAAGAAGCCGGGTTGCAGAACATCTTCAATAAATTCGCAACCGAAGATTCCGTCAACGAAAGGAGCGATGGCGCTACCCTTGATGGTTTCAGCAAATCCGGTGCTTACCACATAATGTTCCAAGCGAATGTCGAAAGCTTTATACTTCGGATCTTCTTCAATCAACTTTTTCACTTCACCAAAGAAATCAGGAAGGCCCGGATAGAAAACAAGTTCCTTACCGAACTCACGAAGCATCTTGTTGTTCAAGCCCTTAAAAATCCCAGCCTTCACATAAGTCAAGATGTGGTTCAAATAGCTAGTGTCAGAATTTACAGAAATTCCTTGGGCAGCGTAACGAGTCTTGAGGGCATTCACTTCCTGCCAGAACTTTGCACCGTCCACATTGAAACGGCGGAACAGCGGTTCCTGCATATAGGAACTGATGAGAGTCTTGTCGCAGTCCCACACCATGGCGATAATGTTCTGTTCAAAAGCTGAATTTGCCATAATCAAAACCTTTGTTCTGGATCCTTCGACTACGCCGCTTTGCGACTTCGCTCAGGATGACACAATAAAAAAATCGAACCTGGAACCTCGTGCCTCGAACCTACTTCGTTATAAAGAAACTTTCAGGGTTCACGGAATTTCCGTCCAGGCGGATTTCATAATGGAGGCCCACACTGGATTCCGTACCGCTTTCACCGACGATTGCAATAGGCTGGCCGCGCTTCACCTTGGCATTTACATCCACCAGGTTCTTGCCCAAGTGAGCGTAGAAAGTACGCACGCCCTTCATGTGTTCCACCTTCATGGAAAGACCGAAACCGCGATGCTTGCGAACTTCAGTGACTACGCCGCCACCTGTCGCATAAACAGTATCGCCTTCAACGGCCACGTAGTCAATGCCACGATGAGGAAGTTCCTGGTCGGTAAAGGGATCGTGGACCATTTCAAAACGCTTCTTGATAGCGTGACCGTTCTTCATAGGGTGAAGAATGGGAAGCTTCGCAGCCAATGCAGAATCCTTTTCCAAAGTATCGATCAGCTGACGGAAGGAATGTTCAATTTCCTTCAGGCCCTTGCGGCCTTCCAAAGTTTTTTCATCATCGCTGAGGGCTGTTTCCAAGATAAAGCCCAGGCCACCGAACTTCAAAGTGCTATCTCGGAGAAGGCGGGTTTCCTCCACCTTCAAAATGGTTTCATCCACCGATTCGCGGATGGTCGCCAATTCCTTTTTTATTGCCACATTTTGACGGTGAATATCCGTAATATTTCCACTCGTTACGTTGTCTACAATACTCACCGGGGAGAACATCAGGAAACCGGCAACGCCCGCCACAACGCAAACTACAGAAACGATCGCCCCTGCCAGGGAAATCTTGTAGTTCTTGCCCGAGGTGGTCTTACTCGGGAATACATGTATCTCAAGCTTCTTCATCTTCGCCAGGGTTGTTGATTCTTCTTTCCAGGGTCTTGATGCGGCGCTTACGTTCTTCAATGGCGCCCAGCAATTCTACCACGGACGGGTCGTCCTTGATGGCGGCCAAAAGGTCGTCACGGACTGCCCCATGGACCTTCAAACCCAGGGTTTGAAAGTTCTTTTTCAGCTTGGCTTCCTCAGTTGCCAATTCCACACGCAGTACGGCGGCGGAGGCTGCGAACAAAGCCTTATTTTTAAGCTTATTTAGAGGTGTTTCCATCATAAAAAATTTCCTCGTGCAATAAATAAATTAGTTTTTTATCCGTAAACAAATTGGAGATTTTCTATGAGCCGTCGCGATCGTAGACACGCAAAGCAAGAAGTCAAGAAATTCACACCGAAGAAGAAGAACACCTTGAACACTTGGGTGATCGTCGCCATGAGTGCAATCGTCGTTATATTCTTCGTCGGAACTATGTTAATCCAGAGAGGCTAGAATGAAGTTCGAAATCAAGAAGTCCGTGTTGCAGGAAGCCTTGCAGACTGCAATTACTGCAATTCCCAACAAGTCCACTCTTCAGATTTTGAACAACTATTCCCTCCGCTTGGAAGGCAATATTCTCGAAATCTGCGCTACTGACTTGAACCTTGGCATCAGGACCAAGCTCGAAGTCAACGGCGAACGTGATGGCGAAGTCGTGATCAACGCCCGCAAGTTCTCTGAACTTATCAAGGCTCTCGTAGACCCTGCTATTGAAAACATCAGCATCGACGTTCAGGATTACCTGACCAAGATCAAGTGGAGCGAACGCGGCCAGGCTTCTATCATGGGCTTCGACGCAAGCGACTTCCCTCCGTTCCCGGAAGTGGAAGGCACCACCTTGACCTTCGCAGCAAGCGAACTGGCATTCCTCGTTGAAAAGACCGCTTTCGCAGTTTCCAACGACTCCACCCGCCAGAACTTGAACGGTGTTTATCTCGAAGCCGTAGATGGTAAGGTTTCCATGGTTGCTACCGACGGTCACCGCATGGGCCGCGCAAGCATCGAACAGGAAGGCGCTAGCCTCAACGGCGGCGTGATCATCTTGCCGAAGGTTCTTCAGCAGATCCTCCGCATGGCAAAGAACGACGAACAGATCGAAGTTCGCACTACCGAAACTCACATCTTGTTCAGCACCGGTTCCACCCAGATTATTTCCAAGCTGTACGAAGGACCGTATCCTAACTACCGCGCTGTGATCCCGCAGAACTTTGAACGTACCGTTCAGGCTAACGCAGTCGAACTTCAGAACAAGGTCCGCAGCATCTTGCCCATGGCAAATCCCCGAACCCACCAGATTCGTTTCCAGATCGACGGCAACATGATGGAACTTTCCGCAACTGACCCGGATGTCGGTGGCGATTCCCGCGAAGCATTGGCAGTCACCCACAACGGTGAAGGCAGCTTCAGCATCGGTTTCGACGGTCGCTACATTTCCGAAATCCTCGGCATGTGCAAGAGCGAAGAAGTTGTTCTCAAGATGAACACTCCCATTGGCGCTTGCATTATCGAACCGGTTGGCGAAGGCCTCAACTTCAGCTTCCTGCTGATGCCGCTTCGCTTGACCGACTAATCGGTTTGCAAAAAGCAATTAAAAAGACTCCGCGAAATACGGGGTCTTTTTTTGTTTCTGAAATTATTCGTCACGTGCGCATATTGGGCGAACTTGTCACGCATAGTCGCTCGTTAGTTTGTATGCAATTCAAAACCTTTCAACCCATTTTCCCTTGGTCACAGCCTTGTTGTAAATCGGAGCGATCATTCCGTTTTCCTTCATGGACCAGATTACAAGATAGCTGGAGCACATATCCGCAAGGTGGGCGCAGTACCGCGCCGTTGCATAAGAATGATGTTCACTGTTGAAACAGGAAACAATCAGCAGCTTGCGATAGCGAATGGCCCGCTTGCAAAAATCCGGAAGTCTGTCAGGCAGGCGGCAACCCAGGAACCAAACTGCATAACCACCATTTTTAAGAACAAAATAGAGCAGTTCGCACTCCGCCTTGGAATGAAATGTTCCCACGATACAGCGACGCTCTCGCCCTTTCGCCTTTGCCCATTGCTCACGAATAATGCCCACCGCCGGATCCTCGGAACGGGAGGCAAACACCCCGATTCTCGACAAAGGTTCCTCCAACAATTTCTTGTTGCCAATGCACTTCATTCCAACCATTTCAAACTTCTGCATTATAACCTCCTAATTTCAAAGTACGTCGCGCACACGGTTTCAATCGCGCCGTTTTGAAGCACTCCGTTTTTTTGCATATAAAAAAAGACCGCCTCTGCGGTCCTCTGGACGTGAGCCAGATTTTGCAAGCAAGCGATCTATGAACTATGTTAATGTACCAGCTAATATACTAAAAAAACTATTGACGAACACAGCGAACAGAATAACCGGAACTTTTAACAAAAGATCTTATTTCTGCGGCGTCACTGCTAAAGTCCAAGAAAAGATACTGGGCGAACGCAGATTCGTCCGGATCCGTGGCACTACTCCAGAAATAGGCGTAACCGCCGATGCCATCAAACTTTTCATCGGAAGAGTGATAGCCCGCAGGCAAAGCTGCAAAACCAACTTCATCAGTACCGTTGCCTTTCTTGAACCAGCCGCTAGTAGCCTTGAGAGCTGCACCCGCTTTCGCAGCAGCCACCTCTAAGCCTGAGCCACCGGCAACATCCCCACCGTTTCCCGCCACAGTAATCAAGGATTCAAATTCCTCACGAGTGGGCAGGCGCCAACCTGCAGGGCATGCGTTTTGTGCGGCCTCCCAAGTATAAAGGCGACCATATTTGGAACAGTTACGGGAATCTCCTTCAGGGCAGAAACTAGCCGAGTTTTCCGACGCACCAGTCGCAGCCATATCAAAATTCAAGTTCTCAGCCATCCAAGTCTTTCCACCGATTTCCACTACATCATAAGATTGCCCATCACGCTCATCGGTGAAAGATTCAGAACAGGCGACGATTGCGCCAAACGCAAACAGCGACAGCACAACGCCCGCGGTACCACTCAAATGACTGAACATTTTTTTCATGTTCTTAATGATAAAAAAAACACCTTAAGCAAATTGCCTAAGGTGCTTTCGCTTTTAGTAATTCGTTGCGATTACTTACAGGTGAATCCCTGAAGTTCCAGGCCGGCCTTCATTTCGCCGTAGGTAGAAGTACGCTTCATGTCCATGGCCTTCATGAATCGGCAATCGTTGGCAATGTGCATTCTAAAGCCGGTCATGGTGGGGGTCACATCACCCTTGCCGCTGGAGCTAACGCGAGCGATAATATCATCACGATGGCTTTCCATTTCAGGCGGGATGAATGCGTCGGTAACAATATCAACGTTTTCAATTTCGTCATCCTTGAACACGAAGGAAATAGTCACCAGGTTCTGGAGGCCATTAAACTGACCATTCACCTTACAAGTGAGATCCCTCTTCTTGCCAGTCTTCTTGGCAGGCTTTGCGGGAGCCTTCTTTGCCTTGGGAGTGTACTGAAGACCTGCCAGCAACTCTTCTTCCTTGACAGCGCCAACCAAACGATTAACAACGCGGCCATTCTTGATAAGGAAGAAAGTAGGGAATGCCTGAACCGGGAAAGTGTTCTTGATCTTGGTGATGTTGGGTTCATCAATGCCCACAGAAGCCACCTTGATGTCATCGCTATAGTTCTTGGCAATACCGATAAGAGTCGGAATCATCACAAGACAAGGCGGGCAGCTGGTAGAAGAAAATTCCAGGATGATCATGGACTTGTCGGACTTCATAATTTCCTTTTCGAAATTATCATCCGTAAGTTTCACAATCTTGATGTCTTCTTCGGGCTGGGCTACGGGAGCCTTTGCATTTGCAGCAGTGGCAAACAGAGCGGCAGCCAAAACCAATGCACTAAAACCAATCTTCTTCATTTTAAAACTCCTTTTACCAAAAACAAAATAGGAAATTCATACCCCGTATAATTATTCTACATTGCATAACATATGGAAATTTTCACCAAGTACATCGCCAACGAAGAGCATTACAGCGAAGTCATCGAGCGCATCGCAAAAGTTCGCGACACCCTGTGGATCGGTACCGCCGACATCAAGGACTTGTATGTAAAGCAGAACGGCGAGGCCATTCCCCTGCTGGGGCAAATTGCAGGCCTGCTGAAAAAGGGCGTGGGCGTGCGTTTGGTTCATGCCAAGGAACCGGGCCCAAATTTCCGCGAAGATTTCGACCGATTCCCAATTTTGGCAACGGACCTGGAACGAGTGCTTTGCCCCCGCGTACATTTCAAGATGGTGATTTTCGACCTGGAAGTGGCCTACATCGGATCCGCCAACTTGACAGGTGCGGGCATCGGCATGAAAAGCGCATTAAAGCGAAACTTTGAGGCAGGCATTCTCACCAACGACCCGCAAATCGTTGAATCCGCCATCAACCAGTTTGACACCCTATGGATGGGCGCCCACTGCAAGAACTGCGGAAGGCAAGAATATTGCGGGGATAGGATTAAATAGGGCTAGGGATTTTTGACACAGCGAACCGAGAAGCCGAAATTCTTATTGTCGTAGACCACGCAGGCGAGCTCGACGTCGTAGAACAAAAACAGGTAGTACGCATCGTAACTATTGCTCTCCGTAGAAGACCAGAAGAGCGCGTTGTTGCCCTCGAAGTCGAAGTTGTCGTAGTTGCTGTTGTAGTAGCCAGCGGGCAACGCCCCAAAGCCGAGGCCATCAGTACCATTGCCACTCTTGCCGTCATCGTCTTTCCAGCCTGTAGTGGACTTCAGCACGGTTCCCACCTTTTGACCGGTAAGTTTTTCTAATTCCTCAAATTCTTCCTTGCTGGGCAGGTGCCAGCCATCCGGGCAAGCGGTAACGGCTTCTCTCCAAACATAAAGGCGGCCGTACTTGTCGCAGTTTTCGGGTTTGTTATCGTAACACTTGCTTTCGCCAGTCTGATAGTTCAGGTTTTCCGCCATCCAAGTCTGCCTGCCAATTTGTACAGTCTTGTAGGCTTGACCATCGCGAGAGTCAACCATTGTTGTGCCGGCACCACCATTTCTATTGTTCGCATTCGTTCCAGAATCTTCGCCGCAACCACTCAAGACTAACGCTGCTGCAGAGGCCAGCAGAACAGCACCCATCTTCGCAATAAAATTCTTCATAAAATTTCCTTT
This DNA window, taken from Fibrobacter sp., encodes the following:
- a CDS encoding thioredoxin, encoding MKKIGFSALVLAAALFATAANAKAPVAQPEEDIKIVKLTDDNFEKEIMKSDKSMIILEFSSTSCPPCLVMIPTLIGIAKNYSDDIKVASVGIDEPNITKIKNTFPVQAFPTFFLIKNGRVVNRLVGAVKEEELLAGLQYTPKAKKAPAKPAKKTGKKRDLTCKVNGQFNGLQNLVTISFVFKDDEIENVDIVTDAFIPPEMESHRDDIIARVSSSGKGDVTPTMTGFRMHIANDCRFMKAMDMKRTSTYGEMKAGLELQGFTCK
- a CDS encoding M23 family metallopeptidase, with the translated sequence MKKLEIHVFPSKTTSGKNYKISLAGAIVSVVCVVAGVAGFLMFSPVSIVDNVTSGNITDIHRQNVAIKKELATIRESVDETILKVEETRLLRDSTLKFGGLGFILETALSDDEKTLEGRKGLKEIEHSFRQLIDTLEKDSALAAKLPILHPMKNGHAIKKRFEMVHDPFTDQELPHRGIDYVAVEGDTVYATGGGVVTEVRKHRGFGLSMKVEHMKGVRTFYAHLGKNLVDVNAKVKRGQPIAIVGESGTESSVGLHYEIRLDGNSVNPESFFITK
- a CDS encoding fibrobacter succinogenes major paralogous domain-containing protein, with translation MKKMFSHLSGTAGVVLSLFAFGAIVACSESFTDERDGQSYDVVEIGGKTWMAENLNFDMAATGASENSASFCPEGDSRNCSKYGRLYTWEAAQNACPAGWRLPTREEFESLITVAGNGGDVAGGSGLEVAAAKAGAALKATSGWFKKGNGTDEVGFAALPAGYHSSDEKFDGIGGYAYFWSSATDPDESAFAQYLFLDFSSDAAEIRSFVKSSGYSVRCVRQ
- a CDS encoding phospholipase D-like domain-containing protein; this encodes MEIFTKYIANEEHYSEVIERIAKVRDTLWIGTADIKDLYVKQNGEAIPLLGQIAGLLKKGVGVRLVHAKEPGPNFREDFDRFPILATDLERVLCPRVHFKMVIFDLEVAYIGSANLTGAGIGMKSALKRNFEAGILTNDPQIVESAINQFDTLWMGAHCKNCGRQEYCGDRIK
- the dnaN gene encoding DNA polymerase III subunit beta — encoded protein: MKFEIKKSVLQEALQTAITAIPNKSTLQILNNYSLRLEGNILEICATDLNLGIRTKLEVNGERDGEVVINARKFSELIKALVDPAIENISIDVQDYLTKIKWSERGQASIMGFDASDFPPFPEVEGTTLTFAASELAFLVEKTAFAVSNDSTRQNLNGVYLEAVDGKVSMVATDGHRMGRASIEQEGASLNGGVIILPKVLQQILRMAKNDEQIEVRTTETHILFSTGSTQIISKLYEGPYPNYRAVIPQNFERTVQANAVELQNKVRSILPMANPRTHQIRFQIDGNMMELSATDPDVGGDSREALAVTHNGEGSFSIGFDGRYISEILGMCKSEEVVLKMNTPIGACIIEPVGEGLNFSFLLMPLRLTD
- a CDS encoding fibrobacter succinogenes major paralogous domain-containing protein; this encodes MKNFIAKMGAVLLASAAALVLSGCGEDSGTNANNRNGGAGTTMVDSRDGQAYKTVQIGRQTWMAENLNYQTGESKCYDNKPENCDKYGRLYVWREAVTACPDGWHLPSKEEFEELEKLTGQKVGTVLKSTTGWKDDDGKSGNGTDGLGFGALPAGYYNSNYDNFDFEGNNALFWSSTESNSYDAYYLFLFYDVELACVVYDNKNFGFSVRCVKNP